The proteins below come from a single Deinococcus multiflagellatus genomic window:
- a CDS encoding toll/interleukin-1 receptor domain-containing protein, whose translation MTTPPVEAVKAMVSYAWGTPEHQQRVRTLVDHLIDNGIDVTFDKYDLRDGDDVNRFMEQVAAQGDIQKVIAICDPN comes from the coding sequence ATGACCACACCGCCTGTTGAAGCTGTGAAAGCCATGGTCAGTTACGCCTGGGGCACGCCCGAACACCAACAGCGCGTCAGAACCCTGGTGGATCACCTGATTGACAACGGCATCGATGTCACCTTCGACAAGTACGACCTGCGCGACGGGGACGATGTCAACCGGTTCATGGAGCAGGTCGCGGCCCAGGGCGACATTCAGAAAGTCATCGCCATCTGCGACCCAAACTAG
- a CDS encoding type IV pilin protein encodes MTRQRHPPRSPTDGFTLIEMLLIMAIMGVLAAIMIPSFLETRRRPYDTASQACHHTILVQLTEYRVGSQPVPPGPVTQFRDVARQCTTNGVQISSVAPTQPTAAGNAEVTATADGDLEFWVWHPQGRHIYYTNTQTGDQLTATPF; translated from the coding sequence ATGACGCGGCAGAGACACCCACCCCGCAGCCCCACCGACGGCTTTACGCTGATTGAGATGCTCCTGATCATGGCCATCATGGGGGTCCTCGCCGCCATCATGATTCCGTCCTTTCTGGAGACCCGGCGGCGCCCCTACGACACCGCGTCCCAGGCCTGCCACCACACCATTCTGGTGCAGCTGACGGAGTACCGGGTGGGCAGCCAACCCGTGCCCCCAGGTCCGGTCACCCAGTTCCGCGACGTCGCGCGGCAGTGCACCACCAATGGGGTGCAGATCAGCAGCGTGGCACCGACCCAGCCAACGGCGGCAGGAAACGCCGAAGTGACGGCAACAGCAGATGGCGACCTCGAATTCTGGGTGTGGCATCCACAGGGCCGCCACATCTATTACACCAACACCCAGACTGGCGATCAGCTGACCGCCACCCCCTTCTAA
- a CDS encoding type IV pilin protein, with protein MQSGPQNHARQQGFTLIELLVVIAIIGVLAALLLPTFAESQKRPYDVAALQCGRAVVTAATAYKLSTGSYTASPAALGADVQEACQAAGVQLNAHAATNTAATSAYQLNSGANTLAFSVFHPQGSGFYRYWNESPDPVNNGNRLNRLFRW; from the coding sequence ATGCAAAGTGGCCCTCAGAACCACGCGCGCCAGCAAGGATTTACGCTGATAGAACTCTTGGTGGTCATCGCCATTATCGGCGTCCTGGCCGCCCTGCTGCTGCCCACGTTCGCCGAGTCGCAGAAGCGCCCCTACGACGTCGCGGCCCTGCAGTGCGGCCGGGCCGTGGTGACGGCCGCCACCGCGTACAAGCTCAGCACCGGCTCGTACACGGCCAGTCCGGCCGCACTCGGCGCCGACGTACAGGAAGCTTGCCAGGCGGCTGGCGTGCAACTCAACGCACACGCGGCCACCAACACGGCCGCCACCTCCGCATACCAGCTCAACAGCGGTGCCAACACCCTGGCGTTTTCCGTGTTCCACCCGCAAGGCAGCGGCTTCTACCGCTACTGGAACGAATCGCCCGACCCTGTGAACAACGGCAACAGGCTGAACCGCCTGTTCCGCTGGTGA
- a CDS encoding type IV pilin protein yields the protein MQTLSPAPAAHPHAALNRTQGFTLIELLVVIAIIGVLAALLLPTFTESQKRPYDVAALQCGRAVVTASTAYRASAGTYTSDLSALGTDVQEACQAAGVRLNHHGATYAQGIVAYQIQSNATTLAFEVWHPSGTGFYRYLSSAPDPVGSGNKLNRLFTW from the coding sequence ATGCAGACCCTTTCTCCTGCCCCAGCCGCTCACCCGCACGCGGCTCTGAACCGCACGCAAGGCTTCACCCTGATTGAGCTCTTGGTCGTGATCGCCATTATCGGCGTGCTGGCCGCCCTGCTGCTGCCCACGTTCACCGAGTCGCAGAAGCGCCCCTATGACGTCGCGGCCCTGCAGTGTGGCCGCGCTGTGGTCACGGCGTCCACGGCGTACCGGGCCAGCGCCGGCACGTACACCAGCGACTTGAGCGCGCTGGGGACAGACGTGCAGGAAGCCTGCCAGGCGGCTGGGGTGCGCCTGAACCACCACGGCGCGACCTACGCCCAGGGCATCGTGGCCTACCAGATTCAGAGCAATGCCACGACCCTCGCCTTTGAGGTCTGGCACCCGTCGGGCACCGGCTTTTACCGGTACTTGTCGAGCGCTCCCGACCCCGTTGGCTCCGGCAACAAACTCAATCGCTTGTTCACCTGGTGA